A window of the Actinomycetota bacterium genome harbors these coding sequences:
- a CDS encoding LysR family transcriptional regulator: protein MDIDDFEAVRAVIRAGTFSAAADELSVSQPVLSRRIARIERELGGRLFDRLPRQAAPTALGTAVAAAGARLVSERDRALQEASAIARGAAGRIRIGSLAGGIGILARGIAAFREREPDVWVEVRSLGVDAAVRALRDREVELATLPGSVIEPDMRSRKLSRWRPVLVVHPDHPFAEAASVSISQLATEPVLMLAPEFMVARYVMEMAERAGVRLVPRLTDATPEAVTSFARRGLG, encoded by the coding sequence ATGGACATCGACGACTTCGAGGCCGTCCGGGCGGTGATCCGGGCCGGGACCTTCTCGGCCGCCGCGGACGAGCTCTCGGTCTCCCAGCCCGTCCTGTCGAGGCGCATCGCCCGCATCGAGCGGGAGCTCGGTGGACGGCTGTTCGACCGGCTCCCCCGGCAGGCCGCCCCCACCGCGCTGGGTACGGCCGTGGCGGCGGCCGGGGCGCGCCTGGTCTCGGAGCGGGACCGGGCCCTGCAGGAGGCGTCCGCGATCGCCCGCGGCGCAGCGGGCCGCATCCGGATCGGGAGCCTGGCCGGAGGGATCGGGATCCTGGCGCGCGGCATCGCCGCCTTCCGCGAGAGGGAGCCTGACGTCTGGGTCGAGGTGCGGTCCCTCGGGGTGGACGCGGCCGTGCGCGCGCTGCGCGACCGGGAGGTGGAGCTCGCCACGCTCCCCGGATCTGTCATCGAGCCGGACATGCGGTCGCGGAAGCTATCCCGGTGGCGGCCCGTCCTGGTCGTGCACCCGGACCACCCGTTCGCGGAAGCCGCCTCGGTCTCCATCTCCCAGCTCGCGACCGAGCCGGTCCTCATGCTGGCTCCCGAGTTCATGGTCGCCCGCTACGTGATGGAGATGGCCGAGAGGGCGGGGGTCCGGCTCGTCCCCCGCCTCACCGACGCGACCCCCGAGGCGGTCACCTCGTTCGCGAGGCGGGGGCTGGGGG
- a CDS encoding CoA ester lyase, whose translation MSYITAGDVKLRARRSCLSVPASSPKMLAKAPTLAADEIFMDLEDSVAPAEKESARQNVIAALNENDWGTKTVVLRINGVYTSWCYRDIIEVVEVAGERLDCIMIPKVQYASDVVFVANLLRMIEETKGFSKRIGLEAQIENALGLTNIDEIAAASDRLETLIFGPGDMAAAMGMPHSTVGEIVQDYPGDHWHWILMRILVAARNNNLQAIDGPYAKIRDLDGFREVSKRSRALGYDGKWALHPDQVTVLNEVFAPSQEEYDRAEDIIEAYAKATDEEKRGAVMFGDEMIDEASRKMAAVHAARGRAARLERSRA comes from the coding sequence ATGTCCTACATCACGGCCGGTGACGTGAAGCTGCGGGCGCGGCGGTCCTGTCTGTCCGTCCCGGCTTCCAGCCCGAAGATGCTCGCCAAGGCGCCGACCCTGGCCGCCGACGAGATTTTCATGGACCTCGAGGACTCCGTCGCCCCGGCCGAGAAGGAGTCCGCCCGTCAGAACGTCATCGCCGCCCTGAACGAGAACGACTGGGGGACGAAGACGGTCGTCCTGCGCATCAACGGCGTGTACACCAGCTGGTGCTACCGAGACATCATCGAGGTGGTCGAGGTGGCTGGGGAGCGGCTCGACTGCATCATGATCCCGAAGGTGCAGTACGCCTCGGACGTCGTCTTCGTGGCCAACCTCCTGCGCATGATCGAGGAGACGAAGGGCTTCTCGAAGCGGATAGGGCTGGAGGCCCAGATCGAGAACGCCCTCGGGCTGACCAACATCGACGAGATCGCGGCCGCCTCGGACCGGCTCGAGACGCTGATCTTCGGCCCCGGCGACATGGCCGCGGCGATGGGGATGCCCCACTCGACGGTGGGCGAGATCGTGCAGGACTACCCGGGAGACCACTGGCACTGGATCCTCATGCGGATCCTCGTCGCCGCGCGCAACAACAACCTGCAGGCCATCGACGGTCCCTACGCGAAGATCCGTGACCTCGACGGGTTCCGGGAGGTGTCCAAGCGCTCCCGGGCGCTCGGATACGACGGGAAGTGGGCGCTCCACCCCGACCAGGTCACGGTGCTCAACGAGGTGTTCGCCCCCTCCCAGGAGGAGTACGACCGGGCCGAGGACATCATCGAGGCCTACGCGAAGGCGACGGACGAGGAGAAGCGCGGGGCGGTCATGTTCGGGGACGAGATGATCGACGAGGCGTCCCGTAAGATGGCCGCCGTCCACGCCGCGCGCGGCCGCGCGGCCCGTCTCGAACGCTCACGCGCCTAG
- a CDS encoding GAF domain-containing sensor histidine kinase: protein MAAAGRGEDLESLTRPLLDLLQRMTGLDSAYLTRVDADEDVQEILYSNNLHPDDFEIPEGLRVDWSDTLCRRALESGRTVTTDVPDVWGDSQAARDLGIQTYVSVPVITSDQQLFGTLCGASGRSLAVERQAQEVMALFSRLIADQVARERALAQERDRAQRAETRIQERARFLAVAEHKLKTPLSVVSGWASILRRRWDALEPEKRLTALEHVDTAASQLARQLDEMLQEARAEVLAAELEPEELDLGEVIGSIAAPFGGMSERHTVSVGTEPGVVVRADERALADVMGHLVENAVKYSPDGGTIAVTVRREPRWGVVEVRDEGVGVPEGADVFQPFTRADDRTPGVGLGLHIVRNLVEAMGGTVTARRNQDIGSTFTVSLPIAGTD from the coding sequence GTGGCGGCGGCCGGCCGCGGGGAGGACCTCGAGAGCCTCACCCGGCCCCTCCTCGACCTGCTCCAGAGGATGACCGGGCTCGACTCCGCCTACCTGACCCGGGTGGACGCCGACGAGGACGTGCAGGAGATCCTGTACTCGAACAACCTCCACCCGGACGACTTCGAGATCCCGGAGGGGTTGAGGGTCGACTGGTCGGACACCCTGTGCCGCCGCGCGCTGGAGTCCGGTCGGACCGTGACCACCGACGTCCCCGACGTGTGGGGGGACAGCCAGGCCGCCCGAGACCTGGGCATCCAGACCTACGTGAGCGTCCCGGTGATCACGTCCGACCAGCAGCTGTTCGGCACCCTCTGCGGGGCCAGTGGACGCAGCCTGGCGGTCGAGCGGCAGGCCCAGGAGGTCATGGCCCTCTTCAGCCGGCTCATCGCCGATCAGGTGGCGCGGGAGCGCGCGCTCGCCCAGGAGCGGGACCGGGCCCAGCGAGCGGAGACGCGCATCCAGGAGCGGGCGCGCTTCCTGGCCGTGGCCGAGCACAAGCTGAAGACCCCGCTCTCGGTCGTGAGCGGCTGGGCCAGCATCCTGCGCCGCCGGTGGGACGCTCTCGAGCCGGAGAAGAGGCTGACGGCTCTCGAGCACGTGGACACCGCCGCCAGTCAACTCGCCCGCCAGCTCGATGAGATGCTCCAGGAGGCGCGCGCCGAGGTGCTCGCGGCCGAGCTCGAGCCCGAGGAGCTCGACCTCGGTGAGGTCATAGGGTCCATAGCCGCCCCCTTCGGCGGGATGTCCGAGAGGCACACCGTCTCGGTCGGAACGGAGCCGGGCGTCGTGGTGCGCGCGGACGAGCGCGCCCTGGCCGACGTGATGGGGCACCTCGTCGAGAACGCGGTGAAGTACAGCCCCGACGGCGGGACGATCGCCGTGACGGTCCGGCGCGAGCCCCGCTGGGGCGTCGTCGAGGTGCGCGACGAGGGCGTGGGCGTCCCGGAGGGCGCGGACGTCTTCCAGCCGTTCACGCGCGCCGACGACCGGACGCCGGGGGTCGGTCTCGGGCTCCACATCGTCCGCAACCTGGTGGAGGCGATGGGAGGGACCGTCACCGCGCGCCGCAACCAGGACATCGGGTCCACGTTCACGGTCTCCCTGCCCATCGCGGGCACGGACTGA